The following coding sequences are from one Lycium ferocissimum isolate CSIRO_LF1 chromosome 3, AGI_CSIRO_Lferr_CH_V1, whole genome shotgun sequence window:
- the LOC132048681 gene encoding uncharacterized protein LOC132048681 produces MANTQNTETTDSSNHTGNTGNAQINTNRSTIDAYHPYFLHSSDSPGMAHVNNPFDGKGYQGWKRTILIALSAKNKLGFISGSDVAPSTDSADHQLWSRCNDMVTSWLLNSLSKEIGDSVIYLRTAKELWVSLEHRFGQSNGAKLYHLQKQLSGLVQGTSNVAGYFTKLKGLWDELESLNENVKCSCLCICEGKQKLQKSLEDGRLIQFLMGLNDVLSHPR; encoded by the coding sequence atggCAAATACCCAAAACACTGAAACCACTGATTCTTCTAATCACACTGGAAACACAGGAAATGCCCAGATCAATACCAACAGAAGCACCATAGATGCTTATCACCCCTATTTTCTTCACTCTTCCGACTCTCCAGGAATGGCCCATGTCAATAACCCTTTTGATGGCAAGGGTTACCAAGGTTGGAAGAGAACAATTCTCATAGCCTTGTCTGCTAAAAACAAGCTGGGTTTCATCTCAGGATCAGATGTTGCTCCTTCAACAGATTCTGCAGACCATCAACTTTGGAGCAGGTGCAATGATATGGTAACCTCCTGGTTGCTCAACTCTCTTTCAAAGGAAATAGGAGACAGTGTCATTTATTTAAGAACTGCCAAAGAGTTATGGGTCAGTTTGGAGCACAGATTTGGCCAGTCTAATGGGGCCAAACTTTATCATCTACAAAAGCAACTAAGTGGTTTAGTACAAGGAACATCTAATGTTGCTGGATACTTTACTAAATTAAAAGGGCTGTGGGATGAACTTGAGTCATTGAATGAAAATGTCAAGTGTAGTTGTTTGTGCATTTGTGAAGGGAAACAGAAACTACAGAAATCACTTGAAGATGGGAGACTCATTCAATTCCTTATGGGATTGAATGATGTCTTGTCACACCCCCGATGA